In Schlegelella aquatica, one DNA window encodes the following:
- a CDS encoding aminopeptidase P family protein translates to MTNAALDSPAHAVQERLAALRDAMRRHGLAAWMVPSSDPHLSEYLPSRWKTREWLSGFTGSVGTLLVTHDAAGLWVDSRYWTQAEAQLAGTGIALMKTTSGASLQHLEWLAERLRPGETAGVDGRVLALAAARQLQTAVEARGSRVRFDLDLVEELWPDRPGLPLGPVHEHRAPHATTPRAVKLAQVREHMRAAGARWHWLSTLDDIAWLFNLRGSDVPYNPVFLAHALVGLEDATLFVAPGKLGAELRSALACDGVRVADYAEALPCLTALDGAVLVDPRRVTWAVQQALPAGVRRVEATNPSTLIKSRKTPAEAEWVRHTMERDGAALAEFFAWFEQALGRERVTELTIDERLTAARARHAEFVCPSFATIAGFNANGAMPHYRATPQSHALIEGRGLLLIDSGGQYLGGTTDVTRVVAVGEPTAEHKRDFTLVLKALIAMSRARFPRGIRSPLLDAIARAPLWAEGLDYGHGTGHGVGYFLNVHEGPQVLSFHAAPEPHTAMEPGMITSIEPGLYRPGRWGVRLENLALNQPVPETEFGQWLAFETLTLCPIDTRCVERSLLRDDEVAWLNAYHAEVLRRLAPHVQGEARAWLETRTRPL, encoded by the coding sequence ATGACGAATGCCGCCCTCGACTCGCCTGCACACGCCGTGCAAGAGCGCCTGGCCGCACTGCGCGACGCGATGCGCCGCCACGGCCTGGCCGCCTGGATGGTGCCTTCCTCCGACCCGCACTTGTCCGAATACCTGCCAAGCCGCTGGAAGACACGCGAGTGGCTGTCCGGCTTCACGGGGTCGGTCGGCACGTTGCTCGTCACGCACGACGCGGCCGGCCTGTGGGTGGACAGCCGCTACTGGACGCAGGCCGAAGCCCAGCTGGCCGGCACCGGCATCGCCCTGATGAAGACCACCTCCGGGGCGAGCCTGCAGCACCTCGAGTGGCTGGCCGAGCGCCTGCGCCCGGGCGAGACGGCCGGGGTCGACGGGCGCGTGCTGGCGCTGGCCGCGGCACGCCAGCTGCAAACTGCCGTCGAGGCACGGGGGTCACGGGTGCGCTTCGACCTCGACCTCGTCGAGGAGCTCTGGCCGGATCGGCCCGGGTTGCCCCTGGGCCCCGTGCACGAACACCGTGCGCCGCATGCGACCACGCCGCGCGCGGTGAAGCTCGCCCAGGTGCGCGAGCACATGCGCGCCGCTGGCGCCCGCTGGCATTGGTTGTCCACGCTGGACGACATCGCGTGGCTGTTCAACCTGCGCGGCAGCGACGTGCCGTACAACCCCGTCTTCCTCGCCCATGCCCTCGTCGGGCTGGAGGACGCGACGCTCTTCGTCGCGCCAGGCAAGCTCGGCGCCGAGTTGCGCTCGGCTCTGGCGTGCGACGGAGTGCGGGTGGCCGACTACGCCGAGGCGCTGCCCTGCCTGACCGCGCTCGACGGCGCGGTGCTCGTCGACCCGCGGCGGGTGACCTGGGCCGTGCAGCAGGCCCTGCCGGCCGGCGTGCGGCGGGTGGAGGCCACGAACCCCTCGACGCTCATCAAGTCGCGCAAGACGCCGGCCGAGGCCGAGTGGGTGCGCCACACGATGGAGCGCGACGGGGCGGCGCTGGCCGAGTTCTTCGCGTGGTTCGAGCAGGCCCTGGGGCGAGAGCGGGTCACCGAACTCACGATCGACGAGCGCCTCACCGCCGCGCGCGCTCGCCATGCCGAGTTCGTCTGCCCGAGCTTCGCCACCATCGCAGGCTTCAATGCCAACGGGGCGATGCCCCACTACCGCGCCACCCCGCAGTCGCACGCCCTCATCGAGGGCCGCGGTCTGCTGCTGATCGACTCCGGGGGGCAGTACCTGGGCGGCACGACGGACGTCACCCGTGTGGTTGCGGTGGGCGAACCGACCGCCGAGCACAAGCGCGACTTCACGCTGGTGCTCAAGGCGCTGATTGCGATGTCGCGCGCGCGCTTTCCGCGGGGCATCCGCTCACCCTTGCTGGACGCGATCGCGCGCGCCCCGCTGTGGGCCGAGGGGCTGGACTACGGCCACGGGACGGGCCATGGCGTGGGCTACTTCCTCAATGTGCACGAGGGCCCGCAGGTGCTGTCCTTCCATGCCGCGCCGGAGCCGCACACGGCCATGGAGCCGGGCATGATCACCTCCATCGAGCCGGGCCTGTACCGCCCGGGGCGCTGGGGAGTGCGCCTCGAGAACCTGGCCCTCAATCAGCCGGTGCCCGAGACGGAGTTCGGCCAATGGCTGGCGTTCGAGACGCTGACGCTGTGCCCCATCGACACGCGCTGCGTCGAGCGCTCCCTGCTGCGCGACGACGAAGTGGCCTGGTTGAACGCCTATCACGCCGAAGTGCTGAGGCGCCTGGCGCCCCACGTCCAGGGCGAGGCGCGAGCCTGGTTGGAGACGAGGACGCGCCCGTTGTAG
- the corA gene encoding magnesium/cobalt transporter CorA, translating to MLNVFSLVNGRLYQEEIDRPEALARVQPVWVDLEAPTPEEKGWIQGRFGIAIPEDVVGDDLEESARFYEEDNGELHIRSDFLIEDDDTSRNVRAAFILHNNVLFSIHNEDVPVFRLLRLRARRMPGLIEDAKDVLLKLYDADAEYSADSLEGIYDALEEVSRRVLQEELNDRDAGEALAAIAREEDLNGRIRRNVMDTRRAVSFLMRSRLLNAEQFEEARQILRDIDSLDSHTAFLFDKINFLMDATVGFININQNKIIRIFSVASVALLPPTLIASIYGMNFARMPELQWEWGYPFSIGLMIASVVAPFWYFRRKGWLR from the coding sequence ATGCTCAACGTCTTTTCGCTGGTCAACGGCCGGCTCTACCAGGAAGAGATCGATCGCCCCGAGGCGCTGGCGCGCGTGCAGCCCGTGTGGGTCGACCTGGAAGCGCCCACGCCCGAGGAGAAGGGCTGGATCCAGGGCCGCTTCGGCATCGCGATCCCCGAGGACGTCGTCGGCGATGACCTGGAGGAGTCCGCCCGCTTCTACGAGGAAGACAACGGCGAGCTCCACATCCGTTCCGACTTCCTCATCGAGGACGACGACACCTCGCGCAACGTGCGCGCCGCGTTCATCCTGCACAACAACGTGCTGTTCTCGATCCACAACGAGGACGTGCCGGTGTTCCGTCTGCTGCGCCTGCGCGCGCGCCGCATGCCCGGGCTGATCGAGGACGCCAAGGACGTGCTGCTCAAGCTCTACGATGCCGACGCCGAGTACTCGGCCGATTCGCTCGAGGGCATCTACGACGCGCTGGAGGAGGTGAGCCGCCGCGTGCTCCAGGAAGAGCTCAACGACCGCGACGCCGGCGAGGCGCTGGCCGCGATCGCGCGCGAGGAGGACCTGAACGGCCGCATCCGTCGCAATGTGATGGACACTCGCCGTGCGGTCAGCTTCCTGATGCGCAGCCGCCTGCTCAATGCCGAGCAGTTCGAAGAGGCGCGCCAGATCCTGCGCGACATCGACTCGCTCGACTCGCACACGGCGTTCCTGTTCGACAAGATCAACTTCCTGATGGACGCGACGGTCGGCTTCATCAACATCAACCAGAACAAGATCATCCGCATCTTCTCGGTGGCCAGCGTCGCGCTGCTGCCGCCGACGCTCATCGCCAGCATCTACGGCATGAACTTCGCTCGGATGCCCGAGCTGCAATGGGAGTGGGGCTACCCGTTCTCGATCGGCCTCATGATCGCCTCGGTGGTGGCCCCGTTCTGGTACTTCCGCCGCAAGGGGTGGTTGAGGTAG
- a CDS encoding SAM-dependent methyltransferase, with product MNTSVLSSHPSSPNPTAAPRPLGEWVPPADAPRAARAALALLRRLRQGTLELQWPDGTTGRCGSGEGPRASLVLRDWRACTRALKSGDIGFAEGYIEGWWTTPDLAALMRLLVVNRDAIDTLVYGHWWGRAWYRLRHWLRRNSRAQARRNIHAHYDLGNAFYQLWLDPSMNYSSAWFDGDAARSLEQAQHAKVQRALRECALAPGQRLLEIGCGWGALAETAAAQFGVHVTGVTLSTEQLAFARERLARQGLAARADLRLQDYRDIDDGAFDAVCSIEMFEAVGREYWPAYFEALRRQLKPGGRACIQTITIRDDLFDRYVHSTDFIQQYIFPGGLLPSRQAFVEQVRRAGLELVGEFAFGADYAETLRRWRHRFLDQEPQVRALGFDDRFLRIWEFYLAYCEAAFEAGNTDVVQFTLRRPA from the coding sequence ATGAACACCTCTGTCCTTTCCTCGCACCCGTCTTCGCCGAACCCGACCGCCGCCCCTCGCCCGCTGGGCGAGTGGGTGCCGCCGGCCGACGCGCCGCGGGCGGCGCGCGCGGCGCTGGCGCTGCTGCGCCGCCTGCGCCAGGGCACGCTGGAGCTGCAGTGGCCCGATGGCACGACCGGGCGCTGCGGCAGCGGCGAGGGCCCGCGCGCCAGCCTCGTGCTGCGCGACTGGCGCGCTTGCACCCGAGCCCTGAAGTCGGGCGACATCGGCTTTGCCGAGGGCTACATCGAGGGCTGGTGGACGACCCCGGACCTGGCGGCGCTGATGCGCCTGCTGGTGGTCAACCGCGACGCGATCGACACGCTGGTGTATGGCCATTGGTGGGGGCGGGCGTGGTATCGCCTGCGGCACTGGCTGCGGCGCAATTCGCGCGCGCAGGCCCGGCGCAACATCCATGCGCATTACGACCTGGGCAACGCGTTCTACCAGCTGTGGCTGGACCCGTCGATGAACTACTCCAGCGCCTGGTTCGACGGCGATGCTGCCCGCTCGCTGGAGCAGGCGCAACACGCCAAGGTGCAGCGCGCGCTGCGCGAATGCGCGCTGGCGCCGGGCCAGCGGCTGCTGGAGATCGGCTGCGGCTGGGGCGCGCTGGCCGAGACGGCCGCCGCGCAGTTCGGCGTGCACGTGACGGGCGTGACGCTGTCGACCGAGCAGCTGGCGTTCGCGCGCGAGCGGCTGGCACGCCAAGGGTTGGCCGCGCGGGCGGACCTGCGGTTGCAGGACTACCGCGACATCGACGACGGGGCGTTCGACGCGGTGTGCTCGATCGAGATGTTCGAGGCCGTCGGCCGCGAGTACTGGCCGGCGTATTTCGAGGCCCTGCGCCGCCAACTCAAACCGGGCGGGCGGGCCTGCATCCAGACCATCACGATCCGCGACGACCTGTTCGATCGCTACGTGCATTCGACCGACTTCATCCAGCAGTACATCTTCCCGGGCGGGCTGCTGCCCAGCCGGCAGGCGTTCGTCGAGCAGGTCCGGCGCGCCGGCCTGGAGCTGGTGGGCGAGTTCGCGTTCGGGGCGGACTATGCCGAGACCTTGCGGCGCTGGCGGCACCGCTTCCTGGACCAGGAGCCGCAAGTGCGTGCGCTCGGCTTCGACGACCGCTTCTTGCGCATCTGGGAGTTCTATCTGGCGTACTGCGAGGCCGCTTTCGAGGCGGGCAACACCGATGTCGTGCAGTTCACCTTGCGCCGGCCGGCGTGA
- a CDS encoding MFS transporter yields MSPGDGPGAVAGGAVRAAASSPAAGGGQRPWRLRDGLSYGALGLPLAFVALPLYVVWPAHYAATQAVSLAALGAVLLAARLFDAVIDPWIGRAADALFARSPGHAWRAAALAAGGLAGGFVGLFFPPQGLGAGTGTGPVVWAAAMLVPTYACYSLVSVVHQAWGARWGGDAPLRARIVAWRESAALAGVLLASVTPALWGLPAMAATFIVALALGLAALAAAPVAPGVASAAAGTRSPAGTAPPSLREPWRVRDFRALIAVFVVNGIASAVPATLFLFFVRDRLTAGAWEGAFLAAYFAAAAVSMPLWLAAVRRLGLARSWLAGMLLAVVTFAGAAALGPGDVLPFLAVCVASGLALGADLAVPAAMLTSVVRSHGHGGRAEGAYFGWWNFASKLNLALAAGVALPALSLWGYAPGSREPQALAALTLAYCVLPCALKLLAAASLYALWIRPLRSGADR; encoded by the coding sequence ATGAGCCCCGGCGACGGGCCGGGGGCGGTGGCCGGGGGGGCGGTGCGGGCCGCCGCGTCGTCGCCCGCCGCGGGCGGCGGGCAGCGGCCTTGGCGGCTGCGCGACGGGCTGTCGTACGGCGCGCTGGGCCTGCCGCTGGCCTTCGTCGCGCTGCCGCTGTATGTGGTGTGGCCGGCGCACTACGCCGCCACGCAGGCGGTGTCGCTGGCCGCGCTGGGGGCGGTGCTGCTGGCCGCGCGGCTGTTCGACGCGGTGATCGACCCGTGGATCGGCCGCGCCGCCGACGCGCTGTTCGCGCGCTCGCCCGGTCACGCCTGGCGCGCGGCCGCGCTGGCCGCCGGGGGGTTGGCCGGCGGCTTCGTGGGGCTGTTCTTTCCGCCGCAGGGGCTCGGCGCCGGCACGGGCACGGGGCCGGTGGTGTGGGCCGCCGCGATGTTGGTCCCGACCTACGCGTGCTACAGCCTGGTGTCGGTCGTGCACCAGGCCTGGGGCGCCCGGTGGGGCGGCGATGCGCCCCTGCGCGCCCGCATCGTCGCCTGGCGCGAAAGCGCCGCGCTGGCGGGCGTGCTGCTGGCCAGCGTGACGCCGGCGCTGTGGGGGCTGCCCGCCATGGCGGCGACGTTCATCGTGGCGTTGGCGCTGGGGCTGGCGGCGCTGGCGGCCGCGCCGGTCGCGCCTGGCGTTGCAAGCGCGGCGGCGGGCACGCGGTCCCCGGCGGGCACGGCGCCGCCCTCGTTGCGCGAGCCCTGGCGCGTGCGCGATTTCCGCGCGCTCATCGCGGTGTTCGTCGTCAACGGCATCGCCAGCGCCGTGCCGGCCACGCTGTTCCTGTTCTTCGTGCGCGACCGCCTGACCGCGGGCGCCTGGGAAGGGGCGTTCCTCGCGGCGTACTTCGCGGCGGCGGCCGTCTCGATGCCGCTGTGGCTGGCCGCAGTGCGCCGCCTGGGGCTGGCGCGCAGCTGGCTGGCCGGCATGCTGCTGGCGGTGGTCACGTTCGCCGGCGCGGCCGCGCTCGGCCCCGGCGACGTGCTGCCCTTCCTCGCGGTGTGCGTGGCCAGCGGCCTGGCGCTCGGGGCGGACCTGGCCGTGCCGGCTGCGATGCTGACCAGCGTGGTGCGCAGCCACGGCCATGGCGGCCGGGCCGAGGGCGCGTACTTCGGCTGGTGGAACTTCGCCAGCAAGCTCAACCTCGCGCTGGCTGCCGGCGTGGCGCTGCCGGCGCTGTCGCTGTGGGGGTACGCCCCGGGCAGCCGCGAGCCGCAGGCGTTGGCGGCGCTGACGCTGGCCTACTGCGTGTTGCCTTGCGCGCTGAAGCTGCTGGCCGCCGCCAGCCTCTATGCACTGTGGATCCGCCCGTTGCGCTCAGGAGCCGATCGATGA
- a CDS encoding DUF3833 domain-containing protein, whose protein sequence is MNLPCLPAARGAPARRRVLSALAAAGAFALVGCASPRIEDHANDEPVLDLREYFDGRVRAYGVFHDRFGRLQRRFIVEIDGRWQGDVGTLDERFAYPDGTTSRRVWTLRREADARYTGTAADVVGTAVGQARGNALRWRYTLQLPVGDRVYDVQFDDWMYLMDGRVMLNKAVMSKFGIRLGEVTLTFVKE, encoded by the coding sequence ATGAACCTGCCCTGCCTGCCCGCCGCCCGCGGCGCGCCCGCGCGCCGCCGGGTGCTGTCGGCCCTCGCGGCCGCCGGCGCGTTCGCCCTGGTCGGTTGCGCCAGCCCGCGCATCGAGGACCATGCGAACGACGAGCCGGTGCTGGACCTGCGTGAGTACTTCGACGGCCGCGTGCGCGCCTATGGCGTCTTCCACGACCGCTTCGGCCGCCTGCAACGCCGCTTCATCGTGGAGATCGACGGCCGCTGGCAGGGCGACGTGGGCACGCTCGACGAGCGCTTCGCCTATCCGGACGGCACGACCAGCCGGCGCGTGTGGACGCTGCGGCGCGAAGCGGACGCGCGTTACACCGGGACGGCCGCCGACGTGGTCGGCACCGCGGTCGGGCAGGCCCGCGGCAATGCGCTGCGCTGGCGGTACACACTGCAACTGCCGGTGGGCGACCGCGTCTACGACGTGCAGTTCGACGATTGGATGTACCTGATGGACGGCCGCGTGATGCTCAACAAGGCGGTGATGAGCAAGTTCGGCATCCGCCTGGGCGAAGTCACGCTCACGTTCGTCAAGGAGTAG
- a CDS encoding chalcone isomerase family protein has product MRALLASAAAAGAWWRVPQAQAATASSAAAPPPAAGWRLQGQARLRLFGFSVYDAALWAPDGFDPAAYEQWPFALELRYLRNFDGRAIAQRSLEEIQRLAPVDTERTQRWLAAMRRAFPDVNAGDRIAGVHLPGQGARFFHNGRERPGIDDAEFAVLFFGIWLSPRTSVPGFRARLLCGGSPP; this is encoded by the coding sequence TTGCGCGCGCTGCTGGCCTCGGCGGCCGCCGCCGGCGCGTGGTGGCGGGTGCCGCAGGCCCAGGCGGCCACCGCTTCCAGCGCGGCGGCGCCCCCGCCCGCGGCCGGATGGCGTCTGCAGGGGCAGGCGCGGCTGCGGCTGTTCGGCTTCTCGGTCTACGACGCGGCCCTGTGGGCGCCCGACGGCTTCGATCCGGCCGCCTATGAGCAGTGGCCGTTCGCCCTGGAACTGCGTTACCTGCGCAACTTCGACGGCCGCGCGATCGCCCAGCGCTCGCTGGAGGAGATCCAGCGCCTGGCGCCGGTGGACACCGAGCGGACGCAGCGCTGGCTGGCCGCGATGCGGCGCGCGTTTCCGGACGTGAACGCGGGCGACCGCATCGCCGGCGTGCATCTGCCCGGGCAAGGGGCGCGCTTCTTCCACAACGGCCGGGAGCGCCCGGGCATCGACGATGCGGAGTTCGCGGTGCTGTTCTTCGGCATCTGGTTGTCGCCGCGCACCTCGGTGCCCGGCTTCCGCGCACGCCTGCTCTGCGGCGGGAGCCCGCCATGA
- a CDS encoding DUF1365 domain-containing protein has translation MSPGEAPPSGWIGRGVVRHERLRPSHHLFEYPTWFVLLPMRAWRDGAACPLPRNRPGWASFWDRDHGEGGDDSLAWIEAVLRHEGIADADGEIWLHTYPRVLGYAFKPVSFWYCERRDGSLAAIVAEVNNTFGERHCYLLAGEDLRWGRELRARKVFHVSPFCGVEGAYRFRFLRTAGRAGQPGRTVVRIEHDDEGGPLLKTSVSGTLEPLTGAGLRRALARRPWLTLGVIARIHWQALKLWRKQVPFHRKPEPPRNFVSR, from the coding sequence ATGAGCCCGGGCGAGGCGCCCCCGTCCGGCTGGATCGGCCGCGGCGTGGTGCGCCACGAACGCTTGCGCCCATCGCATCACCTCTTCGAGTACCCGACCTGGTTCGTGCTGCTGCCGATGCGCGCCTGGCGCGACGGGGCCGCCTGCCCGCTGCCGCGCAACCGCCCCGGGTGGGCCAGCTTCTGGGACCGCGACCACGGCGAGGGGGGCGACGACAGCCTCGCGTGGATCGAGGCGGTGCTGCGGCACGAGGGCATCGCGGACGCCGACGGCGAGATCTGGCTGCACACCTATCCGCGCGTGCTGGGCTATGCGTTCAAGCCGGTGAGCTTTTGGTACTGCGAGCGGCGCGACGGCTCGTTGGCCGCGATCGTGGCCGAGGTGAACAACACCTTCGGCGAGCGGCACTGCTACCTGCTGGCCGGCGAGGACCTGCGCTGGGGCCGCGAGCTGCGGGCGCGCAAGGTCTTCCACGTCTCGCCGTTCTGCGGGGTCGAAGGCGCCTACCGGTTTCGCTTTCTGCGCACCGCCGGCCGGGCCGGGCAGCCGGGGCGCACCGTGGTGCGCATCGAGCACGACGACGAGGGCGGACCGCTGCTCAAGACCAGCGTCAGCGGCACGCTGGAGCCGCTGACTGGCGCCGGCCTGCGCCGCGCGCTGGCGCGCCGGCCGTGGCTGACCCTGGGCGTGATCGCGCGCATCCATTGGCAGGCCCTGAAGCTGTGGCGCAAGCAGGTGCCCTTCCACCGAAAACCCGAGCCCCCACGGAACTTCGTTTCCCGATGA
- a CDS encoding nuclear transport factor 2 family protein, protein MQADRPAAAPAPPPDRAAPVERLVRFFESMTEADLERLDEIYHPRCRFKDPFQEVQGLEAVRGVYAHMYRSLVAPRFVVHHRIVQGRDCMLLWDFLFAFRRSPSQPQRVRGCSHLVLDDEGRIAEHRDYWDAAEELYEKLPVLGSLMRWLKKQVRA, encoded by the coding sequence ATGCAAGCCGACCGTCCTGCCGCCGCACCGGCCCCGCCGCCCGACCGCGCCGCGCCGGTGGAACGCCTCGTGCGCTTCTTCGAGTCCATGACCGAAGCCGATCTCGAGCGGCTGGACGAGATCTACCACCCCCGCTGCCGCTTCAAGGACCCGTTTCAGGAGGTGCAGGGCCTGGAGGCGGTGCGCGGCGTCTACGCCCACATGTACCGATCGCTCGTCGCCCCCCGTTTCGTCGTCCACCACCGCATCGTGCAAGGCCGCGATTGCATGCTGCTGTGGGACTTCCTGTTCGCCTTTCGCCGCAGCCCCTCGCAGCCGCAGCGCGTGCGCGGGTGCTCCCACTTGGTCCTCGACGACGAGGGACGCATCGCCGAACACCGCGACTACTGGGACGCCGCCGAGGAGCTCTACGAGAAGTTGCCGGTGCTCGGCAGCCTCATGCGCTGGCTCAAGAAGCAGGTGCGCGCATGA
- a CDS encoding SDR family NAD(P)-dependent oxidoreductase, giving the protein MPLNPRLDDWPGRVVWIVGASSGIGRATAERLHAAGARVVVSARNAAALDDFQAAHPGSQALPLDVGEVQALRAAAERIVRECGRLDLVMYCAGHYRPMRAELFDLPEALAQQRINYVGALHLLDAVLPVLLGQGHGHLSLVASVAGYRGLPQALAYGPTKAALINLAEVLYLDLHPRGIGVSVVNPGFVRTPLTVHNDFHMPALLTPAEAAEAIVQGWARGRFEIHFPRRFTLWLKALRAVHDRLYFAAVKRTTGL; this is encoded by the coding sequence GTGCCGCTCAATCCTCGCCTGGACGACTGGCCCGGCCGCGTCGTGTGGATCGTCGGCGCCTCCAGCGGCATCGGCCGCGCCACGGCCGAGCGGCTGCACGCGGCCGGCGCGCGCGTGGTCGTCTCGGCCCGCAACGCGGCGGCGCTGGACGACTTTCAGGCCGCGCACCCGGGCAGCCAGGCCTTGCCGTTGGATGTCGGCGAGGTGCAGGCCCTGCGCGCAGCGGCCGAACGCATCGTGCGCGAGTGCGGCCGGCTGGATCTGGTGATGTACTGCGCGGGGCACTACCGGCCGATGCGCGCGGAGCTGTTCGACCTGCCCGAGGCGCTCGCCCAACAGCGCATCAACTACGTGGGCGCGCTGCATCTGCTCGATGCGGTGCTGCCGGTGCTGCTGGGCCAGGGGCACGGGCACCTGAGCCTGGTGGCCAGCGTGGCCGGCTACCGCGGGCTGCCGCAGGCGCTGGCGTACGGGCCGACCAAGGCGGCGTTGATCAACCTGGCCGAAGTGCTGTACCTGGACCTGCATCCGCGCGGCATCGGCGTGTCGGTGGTGAACCCCGGCTTCGTGCGCACGCCGCTGACCGTGCACAACGACTTCCACATGCCCGCGCTGCTCACGCCCGCCGAGGCCGCCGAGGCCATCGTGCAGGGTTGGGCGCGCGGACGCTTCGAGATTCATTTTCCGCGCCGCTTCACACTCTGGCTCAAGGCACTGCGTGCGGTGCACGACCGGCTGTACTTCGCCGCCGTGAAACGCACGACGGGCCTGTGA
- a CDS encoding NAD(P)/FAD-dependent oxidoreductase, with protein sequence MSGTRPRVAVIGSGISGLACAWSLRDACAVTLFEAGEHFGGHSHTVDVTLPGPAGPCTYGVDTGFLVFNPRTYPRLVELFDELGVLTSASDMSFSVQVPDVGLEWSGSDLDTVFAQRANLWRPAFWGMLRDILRFNRLATRAAEQGEDAVLREPVGDFLARHRFGAAFRDWYFLPMIGCIWSCPTDQMLRFPVGTMIRFCHNHGLLQLQDRPQWYTVTGGSREYVRKMVAQLPDARLRTPVHRVRRLGAGAGVALATADGAEHFDEVVFACHADQALALLEDATSDERRVLGRIRYRPNRAVLHTDAAVLPRRRKAWAAWNYERAAQEGPGRAGVGRAPRSRAGQDRADSGGVCLHYLLNRLQPLPFSQPVIVTLNPAREPAPSQVLREFEYAHPVFDQAAIDAQHEVPALQGRVHTWYCGAWTGYGFHEDGLRSGLEVARGVRGSYRLPGALPLGEPATSPVRPGDAAHGGAVPANARIPAAREEAA encoded by the coding sequence ATGAGCGGCACGCGGCCCCGGGTGGCCGTCATCGGCTCGGGCATCTCGGGGCTGGCCTGCGCCTGGTCGCTGCGCGACGCGTGCGCGGTCACGCTGTTCGAGGCGGGCGAGCATTTCGGCGGCCACAGCCACACGGTGGACGTGACGCTGCCGGGGCCCGCAGGCCCATGCACCTACGGCGTGGACACCGGCTTCCTGGTGTTCAACCCTCGCACCTATCCGCGCCTGGTCGAGCTGTTCGATGAATTGGGCGTGCTCACCAGCGCGTCGGACATGTCCTTCTCGGTGCAGGTGCCCGACGTGGGGTTGGAATGGTCGGGCAGCGACCTGGACACCGTGTTCGCGCAGCGTGCCAACCTGTGGCGACCGGCCTTTTGGGGCATGCTGCGCGACATCCTGCGCTTCAACCGCCTCGCCACGCGCGCGGCCGAGCAGGGCGAGGATGCCGTCCTGCGCGAACCCGTCGGTGACTTCCTGGCGCGCCACCGCTTCGGTGCGGCCTTCCGCGATTGGTACTTCCTGCCGATGATCGGATGCATCTGGTCGTGCCCCACCGACCAGATGCTGCGCTTTCCCGTCGGCACGATGATCCGCTTCTGCCACAACCACGGGTTGCTGCAACTGCAGGACCGCCCGCAGTGGTACACCGTGACGGGCGGCTCGCGCGAGTACGTGCGCAAGATGGTCGCGCAGCTGCCCGACGCGCGCCTGCGCACGCCGGTGCACCGGGTGCGCCGGCTCGGCGCAGGCGCCGGCGTGGCCTTGGCCACCGCCGACGGCGCGGAGCATTTCGACGAGGTGGTGTTTGCCTGCCACGCCGACCAGGCGCTGGCGCTGCTGGAGGATGCGACGTCCGACGAGCGCCGGGTGCTGGGGCGCATTCGCTATCGGCCGAACCGGGCGGTGCTGCACACGGACGCCGCCGTGTTGCCCCGGCGCCGCAAGGCGTGGGCCGCCTGGAACTACGAGCGTGCGGCGCAGGAGGGCCCGGGGCGCGCGGGCGTCGGGCGGGCGCCTCGCAGCCGTGCCGGGCAAGACCGGGCCGACTCGGGCGGGGTGTGCCTGCACTACCTGCTCAACCGACTGCAACCGCTGCCCTTCTCGCAGCCGGTGATCGTGACCTTGAACCCCGCACGGGAACCTGCGCCGTCGCAGGTGCTGCGCGAGTTCGAGTACGCGCACCCGGTGTTCGACCAGGCGGCGATCGATGCCCAGCACGAAGTGCCCGCGCTGCAGGGCCGCGTCCACACCTGGTATTGCGGCGCCTGGACGGGCTACGGCTTCCACGAGGACGGCTTGCGCTCGGGCCTGGAGGTGGCGCGCGGGGTGCGAGGGTCCTACCGGTTGCCGGGCGCCCTCCCGCTGGGCGAGCCCGCGACCTCGCCCGTGCGCCCCGGGGATGCGGCGCACGGCGGTGCGGTGCCGGCCAACGCTCGGATTCCTGCGGCCCGCGAGGAAGCCGCATGA